The Flavobacteriales bacterium genome has a window encoding:
- a CDS encoding DUF6438 domain-containing protein, translating into MKQVFLILISTSLLIACASKKESSTNQGETVEVVNTENDDYEFKNVSTSDSLFASIERSPCFGQCPVYSMQIYNSGWVNYKGKNFVQRTGEFTLQLSSSQMLAFVNKAKAIQYLEMDDSYDNPSVTDVASATTSIVLNGTRKKVYRRFGFPKELIEFEQLFDDLLNSDQWKEVINEKDKKF; encoded by the coding sequence ATGAAGCAGGTCTTTTTGATACTTATATCAACAAGTTTATTAATCGCATGTGCCTCCAAAAAAGAATCATCAACTAATCAAGGCGAAACAGTTGAAGTTGTCAATACTGAAAATGACGACTATGAGTTTAAAAACGTCAGTACTAGCGATTCTCTATTTGCTTCTATAGAACGTTCTCCTTGTTTTGGCCAATGCCCTGTATATTCGATGCAAATCTACAATAGTGGTTGGGTTAACTATAAAGGGAAGAATTTTGTACAGAGAACTGGAGAATTTACCCTTCAACTGAGTAGCTCACAAATGCTAGCGTTTGTCAACAAAGCAAAAGCTATTCAATACCTAGAAATGGACGATTCTTATGACAACCCGAGTGTAACAGATGTAGCTAGTGCTACCACCTCCATTGTGCTCAATGGAACTCGCAAAAAAGTATATCGTAGATTTGGTTTTCCTAAAGAACTTATCGAATTCGAACAACTATTTGATGACTTGTTAAATTCTGACCAGTGGAAAGAGGTAATCAATGAAAAGGATAAAAAGTTTTAA
- a CDS encoding DUF2452 domain-containing protein, whose product MSEEQSKEEFINPIDDDHITETPNTLTYGHHRGSLPIIPTKEGDIKSKALSAMEHQTDIQLLQIKEQMALLAEQAQKIQKRVDISQQIYSAKVRFEPLINHVYHLYNNGDESLLVMVGPNDWGKKGCPYEFVASVRLLADHTWDVMDG is encoded by the coding sequence ATGAGTGAAGAACAATCAAAAGAGGAGTTTATTAATCCCATTGATGATGATCATATTACAGAAACCCCTAATACACTAACTTATGGTCACCATAGGGGCAGTCTTCCTATAATACCGACAAAAGAAGGGGACATTAAATCTAAAGCCCTCAGTGCAATGGAGCATCAAACTGATATACAATTGCTCCAGATAAAAGAACAAATGGCTTTATTAGCTGAACAAGCACAAAAAATTCAAAAACGAGTCGATATTTCACAACAAATATATAGTGCCAAAGTCCGTTTTGAACCACTCATTAACCATGTATATCATTTGTATAATAATGGAGATGAAAGCTTATTAGTGATGGTCGGCCCAAATGATTGGGGTAAAAAAGGTTGTCCTTATGAATTTGTCGCTTCAGTTCGTTTATTAGCTGATCATACCTGGGATGTTATGGATGGTTAG